A stretch of the Rhizobium sullae genome encodes the following:
- a CDS encoding ABC transporter ATP-binding protein, whose amino-acid sequence MSISIQNVCWSAGDTMIVDGVSLNVAAGKTLGLLGPNGSGKSSLLRLICRLRQVKSGVIKLGESDISTMARPEIARRLALVEQQATTDAEITVKDAVRLGRTPHRGALSPWDARDEAAVNAALGQVGMTSKATQLWRTLSGGERQRTHIARALAQTPTELLLDEPTNHLDIQHQLELLDLVTRLPVTSVIALHDLNLAAMFCDSLAVLQGGRVVAVGPPETVLTETLVRDVFGVRARIEKSAVHGRHHIQYFVG is encoded by the coding sequence ATGAGCATATCGATCCAGAATGTCTGCTGGTCCGCCGGCGACACAATGATCGTCGACGGTGTGAGCCTTAATGTCGCGGCAGGCAAGACGCTTGGTCTGCTCGGGCCCAATGGCTCAGGCAAGTCAAGCCTGTTGCGTCTCATCTGCCGGCTGCGGCAGGTCAAAAGCGGCGTGATCAAACTTGGCGAGAGCGATATCAGCACGATGGCGCGTCCCGAGATTGCTCGGCGTCTCGCGCTGGTCGAACAGCAAGCGACAACCGATGCGGAAATCACGGTGAAGGATGCTGTCCGCTTAGGGCGAACGCCGCATCGGGGGGCCCTCTCCCCGTGGGATGCGAGGGACGAGGCCGCCGTCAATGCTGCACTGGGACAGGTCGGCATGACCAGCAAGGCCACACAGCTATGGCGGACGCTGTCAGGTGGCGAGCGCCAGCGCACGCACATCGCTCGCGCGCTTGCGCAAACGCCGACGGAACTGCTACTCGACGAACCGACCAATCATCTCGATATCCAGCATCAGTTGGAGCTGCTGGATCTCGTCACGAGACTGCCGGTCACAAGCGTCATCGCATTGCATGATCTCAATCTGGCGGCAATGTTCTGCGACAGCCTGGCCGTCCTGCAGGGTGGTCGTGTGGTCGCCGTGGGTCCGCCCGAGACGGTTCTCACTGAGACGCTTGTTCGCGATGTATTCGGAGTTCGGGCTCGCATTGAAAAGTCCGCGGTGCACGGCCGGCATCACATTCAGTATTTTGTCGGTTAG
- a CDS encoding FecCD family ABC transporter permease, translating to MQRNGRGGFAALFLLSLAALMLAISLAVSIGEIVIPLQTIAEAIANRIFGASFAIKPVHEGVIWDYRLSRALVAASSGAALAVTGAILQALLRNPLAEPYVLGISAGASTGAVAVMILNLGSGVLTLSAGAFLGAVAAFSLVSLLAAGAGGGTDRIILAGVAGSQLFNALTSYIVTTSANAEQARGVMFWLLGSLGGVRWPDVFLVAPVAGGGFLICMFHARALDAFTFGTDSAAALGIPVNRVRLILVGLTAVMTAAVVSIVGSIGFVGLVIPHAARFLVGPAHRRILPATALIGAIFMVLADIVSRTIIPQQVLPIGVVTALFGAPAFAFILYKARRPV from the coding sequence ATGCAACGCAACGGGCGGGGCGGCTTTGCCGCCTTGTTCCTGCTATCGCTAGCTGCTCTGATGCTGGCGATAAGCCTCGCCGTGTCGATCGGCGAAATCGTCATTCCGTTGCAGACGATTGCGGAAGCGATTGCCAATCGCATCTTCGGTGCCTCCTTCGCGATCAAGCCGGTTCATGAAGGTGTCATCTGGGACTATCGACTGAGCCGTGCCCTGGTCGCTGCAAGTTCCGGCGCGGCTCTTGCCGTAACGGGCGCCATTCTGCAGGCCCTGCTCCGCAATCCGCTTGCCGAACCTTATGTGCTTGGCATTTCGGCGGGTGCCTCGACCGGCGCGGTCGCCGTTATGATCCTCAACCTCGGCTCAGGCGTACTGACGCTTTCGGCCGGTGCCTTTCTAGGTGCAGTGGCAGCCTTCAGTCTCGTCTCCCTTTTGGCCGCAGGCGCAGGAGGCGGCACCGATCGGATCATCCTGGCAGGTGTAGCCGGTTCGCAGCTCTTCAATGCGCTGACATCCTACATTGTCACGACCTCGGCCAACGCCGAGCAGGCAAGGGGTGTGATGTTCTGGCTGCTCGGCAGTCTCGGCGGCGTGCGCTGGCCGGACGTTTTTCTCGTGGCCCCCGTCGCCGGCGGCGGCTTTCTCATCTGCATGTTTCATGCGCGTGCGCTCGACGCTTTCACTTTCGGAACGGATTCTGCCGCAGCGCTCGGCATTCCGGTCAATCGCGTGCGCCTCATCCTCGTTGGGCTGACGGCCGTGATGACCGCTGCCGTTGTCAGCATCGTCGGCTCAATCGGCTTCGTCGGCCTCGTCATTCCGCACGCGGCCCGGTTTCTGGTCGGCCCCGCGCACCGGCGGATACTGCCGGCAACAGCGTTGATCGGCGCGATCTTCATGGTGCTTGCCGATATCGTCTCGCGCACGATCATCCCGCAGCAGGTGCTTCCGATCGGCGTAGTCACTGCGCTTTTCGGTGCTCCTGCCTTCGCCTTCATCCTCTACAAGGCAAGGAGGCCGGTATGA